Sequence from the Methanobacterium alkalithermotolerans genome:
GAACTATTAATTGAAAGGCAAACTGATGTGGGTCCTGAAAAACACATACCTATCATTGAAAATACCAAAAAAGGGATTAAAGTTAAGGTAGGAGAAGTGCCACACCCTATGGAAGAAAATCATTATATTGAGTGGGTAGAATTAATTATAGATGGTAAAACCTACCGTGAATTCTTAGAACCTGGAGATGATCCGGAAGTAGAATTCAATTTGAATATTTCGGAAGATTCAGACCTGAAAGTCAGAGAATACTGTAATATTCATGGATTGTGGCATTCTTAAAAAAAATAAATTAATGAAAATCCCCAATATATTTTTTTATTTTTTTAATACTATCTGCACAACTAAAAAAATATAATAACCTCTTTTTTTATTGTTTTTTAATTTTTTATTAAATTTTTATTATTAGTTTTGAGAGTGTCAGCTCACCATTTATATATCTTAATAGAAATTAATAGTGTATATATGGTAAATAGAAAATGTTCAGATTGTTGGGAGAAAATAAAAAAAGTAAATTTTTACTTCTAATAAATAGTCATTAGAAACTAGAACATAACTTAAGTGGGAAAATGAAAAGCAAATTAACTGTCTTTATAACTCTTATATTGATTACTTTCATTTTTGGTTGCATACAATCAGATGTAAGTAGTATTGAGGAGTTAATACCCCAGATTAATGACCATTTAAAAAAGGGTGATGAGCATTATAATCAGGCAGCCCAGGATTTGAATAACTTCAATATAGATAATGCTATAGCCAATTCAAATCAAGCCACCAATGAATTTAATATGGCCCGATCTTCAGCTTCAGAAGCACTGATTTATGCCCAGAATTCAGAGGACAATGTATTCATCCAGTACATAGAACTGGCAGTTTTGGAAATTGACGCCAAATTAAATGCGACTTCTGAACTTAGAAGTGCCGCCCAGTCTTTCCAGAGTGGTAGAAATCAAACTGGAAACACTAATTTGAAAATGGCCAATGGTTTGATGCAGGATGCATTGAAGTATCAAAAAGAAAGGGAAGCCCTGGTAAGTCAAAACCCTGCAAAATTTAAGGCCTAATAAAAAAATCAGCTTTTTTATAATTTTTACAGAAATATGAATAATAGATTAATTAATTTCACCATTAAAGAGGGAAAAAATGAATAAAGCTTGTATAAGTTGCAAAGGAAAAGGTTATAAAATTATAGATCATAAAACATGTGATGCATGTGATGGTACTGGATTAAAGGACACTATGGATGTAAAAGGTCATTTTAAAGGAGTTAATACTCAAGCCCGGCAAAAATTTGATTTAGATCAGGACCAGGATGTTCCCTGTGATAAATGTAAAGGTAAGGGGGAAATTGAAATCAAAGAAAGTTGCCCATCCTGTGACGGAAAAGGAGAAATAAATGTCTGCCGTGAATGTGGTAAGGTGCTTAAGGATAGATCAGATTATTGTTCCCAGTGCCAGAAAAAAGAGATAATCTATGTTCTGCACCCCGCCTGTGAGATGAGTGATCTGGAGGTAGGATCCACTTACAAGGGCCGAATAACCCGGGTAGAAAAATACGGAGTTTTTGTAAGTTTAAATAATCAGGTCTGGGGTTTAATGCGTACGGGAATGCCCGGACATAAGGTGGGGGATAATATTTTCGTGAAAGTGGCTGAATTGAAACCACAAAGAGGGGAAGTAGATTTAGGACCTGCCACCTTTAAAGGAGAATATGAACTGGTGAACTTAAAAAAGAACCTGGCCCGAACTAAAATTGATGATATTACCAGTAAAACCATGGGCAAAACAGTGCGTATTGTGGGTGAAGTTATTCAAATCCAGCAAACTTCTGGACCCACCATCTTCACCATCTCCGATGAAACCGGAACCACATGGTGTGCGGCCTTTGATGAACCCGGAGTAAGGGTTTACCCCCATATAAATGTGGAAGACATAGTGGAAGTGATGGGTGAAGTGAATATGCACAGTGGTAAGATTCAAATTGAATCAGAGTCCATTGATTTACTTGAAGGTGAAGAAGCATTAAAAGCCCGTGAACTAATTGACCAGGCCATTGATGAGAGAGCTGAACCAGAAAAAACCAATTTTTTAATTGAGAGTGATACTTTAAACAGGTTGAAGCCTACTATGAGGAATGCTGCTAAAGCCATCCGCAGAGCTGTTCTGGATGGGCGATCTATCCTGGTAAGACACCATGCTGATGCGGATGGTATCTGCGCAGGAGTAGCTATGGAAAAAGCTGTGATTCCCCTTTTAAAAGAAATTAACGCTGATAGTGATGCCGAATGGCATTATTTCAAAAGAGCCCCCAGTAAAGCTCCTTTCTATGAATTAGAAGATGTGGTAAAGGATTTATCATATGCCTTAGAAGACCTGGAACGTCATGGCCAAAAATTGCCCCTGATAGTTCTACTGGATAATGGATCCACCGAGGAAGACATCCTGGCATTGATGAAAGCCAAAATTTATGACATTGAAATCGTGGTTATTGATCACCACTTCCCGGGAGAAGTTAAAGAGGGGAAAGTAGAGGTGGATGAATACGTGGATGTCCATGTGAATCCATATCTGGTAGGTGGAGATTCACAGATTACCGCCGGAGCATTATCTGTGGAAGTAGCCTGTATGGTGAACCCTGAAGTTCGGGATAAAATCCAGCATTTGCCTGGAATTGCGGCAGTGGGAGATCATGCCCATTCTAAAGAAGCAGAGCAGTACATTAAGCTGGCAGAAGAAAAGGGATATGATCTTGAAAATCTA
This genomic interval carries:
- a CDS encoding desulfoferrodoxin — encoded protein: MTKINEIYRCNVCGNIVEMVHAGVGELICCGQPMELLIERQTDVGPEKHIPIIENTKKGIKVKVGEVPHPMEENHYIEWVELIIDGKTYREFLEPGDDPEVEFNLNISEDSDLKVREYCNIHGLWHS
- a CDS encoding DHH family phosphoesterase; this translates as MNKACISCKGKGYKIIDHKTCDACDGTGLKDTMDVKGHFKGVNTQARQKFDLDQDQDVPCDKCKGKGEIEIKESCPSCDGKGEINVCRECGKVLKDRSDYCSQCQKKEIIYVLHPACEMSDLEVGSTYKGRITRVEKYGVFVSLNNQVWGLMRTGMPGHKVGDNIFVKVAELKPQRGEVDLGPATFKGEYELVNLKKNLARTKIDDITSKTMGKTVRIVGEVIQIQQTSGPTIFTISDETGTTWCAAFDEPGVRVYPHINVEDIVEVMGEVNMHSGKIQIESESIDLLEGEEALKARELIDQAIDERAEPEKTNFLIESDTLNRLKPTMRNAAKAIRRAVLDGRSILVRHHADADGICAGVAMEKAVIPLLKEINADSDAEWHYFKRAPSKAPFYELEDVVKDLSYALEDLERHGQKLPLIVLLDNGSTEEDILALMKAKIYDIEIVVIDHHFPGEVKEGKVEVDEYVDVHVNPYLVGGDSQITAGALSVEVACMVNPEVRDKIQHLPGIAAVGDHAHSKEAEQYIKLAEEKGYDLENLDRIASCIDFEAYFLRFMHGRGIMDTILDLENQEKHPALINALHNEYQKRVKNQLKAALPNLKSQDLPNGVLFNVLDVEKYSHRFTFPAPGKTCGFVHDHMVQQNAEGKPIITLAYGPDFGVIRATDEVNEIYGFNLNEIVWKLADKIPEAGIDGGGHECAGSLKFLEGLSTEVLSAFAQEVSILGSDEE